The Gemmata palustris genome includes a region encoding these proteins:
- a CDS encoding GNAT family N-acetyltransferase, with protein sequence MIRPATPADTAALLRLTAGTGFFKPLEVETLEDVLNDFFAANRDDYGHRAFVWEEDGRPLGYVYHAPEEMTDRTWYLWWIAVAADQQGRGIGGKLLVFAEADVRERDGRLLVVETSTTEHYEPTRQFYLKHGYAAASQIPDFYADGDGMAVFTKRLRTN encoded by the coding sequence ATGATCCGACCCGCGACACCCGCCGACACCGCCGCCCTGCTCCGCCTCACGGCCGGTACGGGGTTCTTCAAGCCGCTCGAAGTGGAGACCCTCGAAGACGTGCTGAACGACTTCTTCGCGGCCAACCGCGACGACTACGGGCACCGCGCGTTCGTCTGGGAGGAGGACGGGCGCCCGCTGGGGTACGTCTACCACGCGCCCGAAGAGATGACCGACCGCACTTGGTACTTGTGGTGGATCGCGGTCGCGGCCGACCAGCAGGGCCGCGGGATCGGCGGAAAGTTACTCGTGTTCGCTGAAGCGGATGTCCGCGAACGCGACGGCCGATTGCTCGTCGTCGAAACGTCCACCACCGAGCACTACGAGCCGACCCGCCAGTTTTATCTCAAGCACGGCTACGCCGCGGCGAGCCAGATCCCGGACTTCTACGCCGACGGCGACGGGATGGCAGTTTTTACAAAACGATTAAGGACGAATTGA
- a CDS encoding FAD-dependent oxidoreductase, translating into MNRRAFLSLSAFTPLAHLLPVYGQMRDPVKQPERELTADLVIFGAGVGGVACAIAAARNGLKVILTEEYDWIGGQLTAQAVPPDEHPWIEEHGSTKTYRAFRTKVRDYYRRAYPLTEDAAKNRLLNPGAGGVSKLCHEPRVALAVLLEMLAPHLTSGRVKLLQPFRAMSAQTDGDTITSVFGRFRTGAPVNLIAPYFADATETGDLLPLAKIEHVTGAESNSDTREPRAPDRAQPDNHQAFTICFAMDHEADKDNTIEKPEGYKQWRDYVPKMTPAWPGNLLSWEMAEPKTLKTRAVGFDPTGPIAKGLNLWTYRRIVAKDNFVDGSGLSDVCLVNWPQNDYWLGNLYGNGKDAWEHQLAGRRLSECLLYWMQTEAPQPGGKKEGWKGLRLRGDVTGTEDGDGLAMAPYIRESRRIKAQFTVTENHVGVDARAKHLSAKPGEFTAEPFKDSVGTGSYRIDLHPSSGGDNYIDVSSLPFQIPLGALIPERVENLLPACKNIGTTHITNGCYRLHPVEWSIGEAVGELVAFCTAKKRVPRQVRKDAKLLLDFQTQLAKAGSDLDWPERIAKTVR; encoded by the coding sequence ATGAACCGCCGCGCGTTCCTCTCGCTCTCGGCCTTCACGCCACTCGCGCACCTGCTGCCGGTCTACGGACAGATGCGCGACCCGGTGAAGCAACCGGAACGCGAACTCACGGCCGATCTGGTGATCTTCGGCGCCGGCGTCGGCGGGGTCGCGTGTGCGATCGCCGCAGCGCGCAACGGACTGAAGGTGATTCTCACCGAAGAGTACGATTGGATCGGCGGGCAACTTACGGCGCAAGCGGTTCCGCCGGACGAGCACCCGTGGATCGAAGAGCACGGGAGCACCAAAACCTACCGGGCCTTCCGAACGAAGGTCCGCGACTACTACCGCCGCGCGTACCCGCTCACCGAGGACGCGGCGAAGAACCGGCTCCTGAACCCCGGCGCGGGCGGCGTCTCAAAACTGTGCCACGAGCCGCGTGTCGCGCTTGCGGTCTTACTGGAAATGCTCGCACCCCACCTCACCAGTGGCCGCGTGAAACTGCTCCAACCGTTCCGCGCGATGAGTGCCCAGACGGACGGCGACACCATCACATCGGTGTTCGGTCGATTCAGGACCGGTGCCCCCGTCAACCTGATCGCGCCCTACTTCGCGGACGCGACCGAGACCGGCGACCTACTTCCGCTGGCCAAAATCGAACACGTCACCGGTGCGGAATCGAACAGCGATACGCGCGAGCCCCGCGCCCCGGACCGGGCGCAGCCGGACAACCACCAGGCGTTCACGATCTGCTTCGCGATGGACCACGAAGCGGACAAGGACAACACGATCGAGAAGCCCGAGGGCTACAAGCAGTGGCGCGACTACGTCCCGAAGATGACCCCCGCGTGGCCCGGGAACCTGCTGTCGTGGGAGATGGCCGAGCCGAAGACGCTCAAGACGCGCGCGGTGGGCTTCGACCCGACCGGACCGATCGCGAAGGGATTGAACCTGTGGACTTATCGCCGAATCGTTGCGAAAGACAATTTCGTCGATGGGTCCGGGTTGAGTGACGTGTGTCTCGTCAACTGGCCGCAAAACGACTACTGGCTCGGTAACCTCTACGGCAACGGCAAAGACGCCTGGGAGCACCAACTCGCCGGGCGCCGACTCAGCGAGTGCCTCCTCTACTGGATGCAGACCGAGGCGCCACAGCCCGGCGGCAAGAAAGAGGGCTGGAAGGGGCTGCGCTTGCGTGGGGACGTGACCGGCACCGAGGACGGCGACGGACTGGCGATGGCGCCCTACATCCGCGAGAGCCGGCGCATCAAAGCGCAGTTCACCGTGACCGAGAACCACGTCGGGGTCGATGCCCGGGCCAAGCACCTCAGCGCGAAACCGGGCGAGTTCACCGCGGAGCCATTCAAGGACTCCGTCGGGACCGGGAGCTACCGCATCGACTTGCACCCGTCGTCCGGCGGGGATAACTACATCGACGTGAGCTCGCTCCCGTTCCAGATCCCGCTCGGCGCGCTGATTCCCGAGCGCGTCGAGAACCTGCTCCCGGCGTGCAAGAACATCGGCACCACGCACATCACGAACGGCTGTTACCGGCTACACCCGGTGGAATGGAGCATCGGCGAAGCGGTGGGCGAGTTGGTCGCGTTCTGCACAGCAAAGAAGCGCGTTCCGCGCCAGGTTCGCAAGGACGCGAAGTTGCTCCTGGACTTCCAAACGCAACTGGCGAAAGCCGGCAGCGACCTCGATTGGCCCGAAAGAATCGCGAAGACCGTGCGGTAG
- a CDS encoding class I SAM-dependent methyltransferase: MLNRPSLAPLPAGAEVRNTAPSVAWEETPCPLCGTDAGAPVLEAPDPLPAAGTGLVFAVVRCAHCGLTYTNPRPTERTIAGFYPTDYQPHRRPGKIRQSRRARPFWARLSGRPCAERRGVLPWPGPGRLLDFGCGAGSFLKTMADQGWQVTGLDASIGAVEQAREQLGLAALVGTLPHADLRPGSFDVVTMWHSLEHVHRPLTLLREAFRLLVPGGKLIIATPNIDSLPYKLFGRSWFGLDLPRHLTHFTPTTLTTMLQSAGFRPEPVRHLRHSDWLRSSARLTERNGHKGLLTKLLRWKPTARLAAWLCYVTSASDCIVCVAERPA, encoded by the coding sequence ATGCTGAACCGCCCTTCACTCGCGCCCCTCCCCGCCGGCGCGGAAGTGCGCAACACGGCCCCGAGCGTCGCATGGGAAGAAACGCCCTGCCCGCTCTGCGGGACCGATGCGGGCGCGCCCGTTCTGGAAGCGCCGGACCCGCTCCCGGCCGCCGGTACCGGCCTGGTGTTCGCGGTGGTGCGCTGTGCGCACTGCGGGCTGACGTACACTAACCCGCGCCCGACCGAGCGCACGATCGCGGGCTTCTACCCGACCGATTACCAGCCGCACCGCCGCCCCGGGAAAATCCGCCAGTCGCGCCGGGCGCGGCCGTTCTGGGCGCGCCTTTCCGGGCGCCCGTGCGCGGAGCGCCGCGGGGTGCTGCCGTGGCCCGGTCCGGGGCGCCTACTCGATTTCGGCTGCGGGGCGGGAAGTTTCCTGAAGACGATGGCCGATCAGGGTTGGCAGGTGACCGGCCTCGACGCCTCTATCGGCGCGGTGGAGCAGGCGCGCGAGCAGCTCGGGTTGGCCGCGCTGGTCGGCACACTGCCACACGCGGACCTGCGACCCGGCTCATTTGACGTAGTAACCATGTGGCACTCGCTCGAGCACGTCCACCGACCACTAACCTTGCTGCGCGAAGCCTTCCGACTATTGGTGCCCGGCGGCAAGCTCATCATCGCCACGCCGAACATTGATAGCCTGCCTTACAAGCTGTTCGGGCGCTCGTGGTTCGGACTCGACCTCCCGCGCCACCTCACACACTTCACGCCGACTACGCTGACCACGATGTTACAAAGCGCCGGGTTCCGCCCTGAACCGGTGCGCCACTTGCGACACAGCGACTGGCTCCGCTCGAGCGCCCGTCTCACCGAGCGCAACGGCCACAAGGGGTTGCTCACGAAGCTGCTGCGGTGGAAGCCGACGGCCCGACTCGCGGCCTGGTTGTGCTACGTGACCAGCGCGTCGGACTGCATCGTCTGCGTCGCCGAACGGCCGGCGTGA
- a CDS encoding DUF1559 domain-containing protein → MPNNVYSLRRRIGFTLIELLVVIAIIAILIGLLLPAVQKVREAAARMKCQNNLKQLALACHNCESSNGRFPIGSQGNDPATGLNSLTKPRKPFVADVLPYIEQDNLYKSYNQTVGFNDALNTLARSQKLTIFQCPSDQTQEPWTTTNDYKGNYGVNWGRWAFFDQGGPASNPAPLNIGTAGRSPFWLEFGAKFTDMTDGTSNTLCLMEMLQPPQNHLGLTTDRRGRIWNNDSACYEISARITPNSPSGDYGQCIDNPQQGWPCIRDTGGDPRNFFMGSRSRHTNGVNAALCDGSVRFINNSIDLNTWAGMSSMAGGEVLGEF, encoded by the coding sequence ATGCCCAACAACGTCTATTCGCTCCGCCGTCGTATCGGTTTCACCTTAATCGAGCTGCTGGTGGTGATCGCGATTATCGCGATCCTCATCGGGCTCCTGCTCCCGGCCGTGCAGAAAGTGCGAGAAGCGGCCGCGCGCATGAAGTGCCAGAACAACCTTAAACAGCTCGCGCTCGCGTGTCACAACTGCGAGTCCAGCAACGGCCGGTTCCCGATCGGCAGCCAGGGGAACGACCCGGCGACCGGTCTCAACAGCCTCACCAAGCCGCGCAAGCCGTTCGTCGCCGACGTTCTGCCGTACATCGAGCAGGACAATCTGTACAAGAGCTACAATCAGACAGTCGGTTTCAACGACGCCCTCAATACCCTGGCCCGTTCGCAGAAACTGACCATATTCCAGTGCCCGTCCGACCAGACCCAGGAGCCGTGGACCACGACTAACGATTACAAGGGGAACTACGGGGTGAACTGGGGCCGGTGGGCGTTCTTCGACCAAGGCGGGCCGGCCAGTAACCCCGCTCCGCTGAACATCGGCACCGCAGGGCGGTCCCCGTTCTGGCTCGAGTTCGGCGCCAAGTTCACGGACATGACCGACGGGACCAGCAACACCCTGTGTCTGATGGAGATGCTGCAACCCCCGCAGAACCACTTGGGGTTGACGACCGACCGCCGGGGGCGGATCTGGAACAACGACTCCGCCTGTTACGAGATCTCGGCCCGGATCACCCCGAACAGCCCGTCCGGGGATTACGGCCAGTGCATCGACAACCCTCAACAGGGATGGCCGTGCATCCGGGACACGGGCGGCGACCCGCGGAACTTCTTCATGGGCAGCCGGAGCCGGCACACCAACGGAGTGAACGCCGCGCTGTGCGACGGGTCGGTCCGGTTCATTAATAACTCGATCGACCTCAACACCTGGGCCGGCATGAGCAGCATGGCTGGGGGCGAAGTGCTGGGGGAGTTTTGA
- a CDS encoding flavin reductase family protein codes for MPFGTTCATSANPRDPMQIDPTTAHVPDVYQYLVGLVTPRPIAWVTTLSPVGVVNLAPFSFFNAFGANPPIVVFSPTLRRDGTKKDTLLNLERLGEFVVHAATAPLAEKVNLSSKEIAPDESEVALTGLSTLPSVKVKPPRIAEAAVALECVVRQIVPCGTGPIAANLVIGEVVMMHVADEVLDGKGGVDPHKLKTVARLGGAFWCHTSDLFELKRP; via the coding sequence ATGCCCTTTGGAACCACCTGTGCCACTTCCGCTAACCCACGCGACCCCATGCAGATCGACCCGACGACCGCACACGTGCCGGATGTGTACCAGTACCTCGTGGGGCTCGTCACCCCGCGGCCCATCGCTTGGGTGACGACGCTTTCCCCGGTCGGCGTAGTGAACCTCGCGCCGTTCAGTTTCTTCAATGCGTTCGGCGCGAACCCGCCCATCGTGGTGTTCTCCCCCACGCTCCGGCGCGACGGCACGAAGAAGGACACGCTGCTCAATCTGGAAAGGCTCGGTGAGTTCGTCGTTCACGCCGCGACCGCGCCGCTCGCGGAGAAAGTGAATCTGTCCTCCAAGGAGATCGCGCCGGACGAGAGCGAAGTCGCCCTGACCGGCCTGAGCACGCTTCCGAGCGTGAAGGTGAAGCCCCCGCGCATCGCCGAAGCCGCGGTCGCACTGGAGTGCGTCGTTAGGCAGATCGTCCCGTGCGGAACCGGCCCGATCGCGGCGAATCTGGTAATCGGCGAGGTGGTGATGATGCACGTCGCGGACGAAGTGCTCGACGGCAAAGGCGGCGTCGATCCGCACAAACTCAAAACGGTCGCGCGCCTCGGCGGGGCGTTCTGGTGTCACACGTCGGATTTGTTCGAGTTGAAACGGCCGTAA
- a CDS encoding helix-turn-helix domain-containing protein, translating to MKKVFTTGQVAKICKVAPRTVSKWFDSGRLKGYRIPGSQDRRIPREQLIRFLKEHGMPLGELEEEEWHKVLLIGTEKLFNDRIKELLPENDDFKFELANSGFEAGILAGSFHPDTIVIDLGLGRAESIQIVSNLRKDEAYATTLIVGLASEDEAAPEQLTQYGFNDIFKKPFDVALLGEKIKSIAEAKRED from the coding sequence ATGAAAAAGGTGTTCACCACCGGACAGGTCGCGAAGATCTGTAAGGTAGCCCCCCGCACCGTGTCCAAGTGGTTCGATTCCGGGCGCCTCAAGGGGTACCGCATCCCCGGCAGCCAGGACCGCCGTATCCCCCGCGAGCAGCTCATCCGGTTCCTCAAGGAACACGGGATGCCGCTCGGAGAACTTGAAGAAGAAGAGTGGCACAAGGTGCTGCTCATCGGCACCGAGAAGTTGTTCAACGACCGCATCAAAGAACTACTTCCCGAAAACGACGACTTCAAGTTCGAGCTCGCCAATAGTGGGTTCGAGGCCGGCATCCTGGCCGGCAGTTTCCACCCGGACACGATCGTGATCGATCTCGGTTTGGGCCGCGCCGAGTCCATCCAGATCGTCTCCAACTTGCGCAAGGACGAGGCCTACGCGACCACGCTCATCGTGGGCCTGGCGAGCGAGGACGAGGCCGCGCCCGAGCAGCTCACGCAGTACGGCTTCAACGACATCTTCAAGAAGCCGTTCGACGTAGCACTGCTCGGCGAGAAGATCAAGAGCATTGCCGAAGCCAAGCGCGAGGACTGA